The genomic stretch AATTCACAACTCTGAGTAGTTCATGCCACACTTCTGAGCCCCACTGTTACAACTGTACTTTAATAAGTATGGacttttcagggtgcctggctggctcagtcagttaagtgtccaacttcggctcaggtcatgatctcacggttcatggtttcctgccccacatctggctctgtactgacagctcagagcctggagtctgctttgaattctgtgtctccctctctgtctgcccttcccccattagtgctctgtatctctttgtctctcaaaaatgaataaaaacattaaaaatttttaaaaaataagtgtgaacttttctttaattctacatatgaatgaaatgatatgatatttgtctttctctgcctgacttatttttctcAACATATTACAGTCTAGCTCAACCCAcatgggtggggagagaagagagggaaacaaaccacaagaaaatcttaactataaagaacaaatgaGGATTGAttgaggcaggtgggtggggatgggctagatgggtgatgaggATGAAGGAGAACactttaggatgagcactgggtgttgtatgtaagtgatgaatcaccgaattctactcctgaaaccaatattactgtatgtgaactaacaaaaatttagattaaaaaaaaaagagtggacttttgtaaaaatgaaataaggcaaTCCACACAGAAGTCTAAGATCAGTGTATCGTACATAACATGATCTAAATACATCTTATAAGTAACGAGCTTTTTCATCTGGGACACTAAATGGAAGTTCTCAATTTGTGTTACCAGCATGACTCACCTTACTGATTAGTCAAAAACATCATGAACACAAGAGCACGGTACCCATAGGCTTATAGCAAATTAACATACCTCTCTCTCTTGTTGAGAGGAGAATAGCAATTTTCTAGAGAAACCGGGAAGTCTTTTCTGCCATTAAGACAATACTTTGGAGGTCCATGAGACCTGGTTAGGCAGGTCCCTCGGTCTTAGATTTGGAGAAAACGTTAACTCAAAATTGGGTAAGATGTAAGGAGGTTAGACCTCTGGAAGGCCAGCAAGAGCatggagaagaaataacaaaagtcAGATTCACCTGACTTCTAATCTGGTCTCCTGGGAACAGAgaattagcaggaaaaaaaattcttttctgtcCAGACCAGTGGCCCAGAGGGAAACAAGGTGCTCCAGCGTGGGACTAACAATGGAAACAGCGCCTAATGAGCAGACACAGGGAGCTATAAATATCTCCTCTGCCATCCTAACCATGGTGCTCCTTGTGCAGGACAGGACATGGTTGTTGCTCTCGGATTCCTAAGTCTGGCTGGAGGACCCATGCTTCACTCCTTCCTGCTGTCCTGTCTGGGAACAGAGCCTTGGTTTCCATCATCGACCATCAAGGGGGAATTTCAGTCCTCCACACAGAGACACTCCTCTTGTAGACCCCATCCAGGTGAGTCTGAGAGCTCAGCAGGTATTTCAGGAAAGGATCAGAAAGAATGGAACTTGAGAACCTTTTCTTGAGGTCACCTTAGAGCCTAAGCAGCCTGGCCCAGAGTCAAGAGATACCATGTTTGTTTGTTaggttgacttttaaaaatttgaacacaatttacttaacacattttttttcaacgtttatttatttttgggacagagagagacagagcatgaacgggggaggggcagagagagagggagacacagaatcggaagcaggctccaggctctgagccatcagcccagagcccgacacggggctcgaactcacggaccgcgagatcgtgacctggctgaagtcggacgcttaaccaactgcgccacccaggcgccccattaacacattttttaaaagaagtgtttGTTGGACTCAGCAATACAAGGATCACTGGTGATGCTGAGCGGTGGGAATGGAAGTCCAATTGGATGAGActgaagaaggaaaagggggCAGGTGCCTAAAGAGGTTCCAGTGAAATTAGCACGTATCCACGGAGTTTTGCAGCTAATGGGAGTAGGGAAACAGAGTAGGAGGCTTGGAGATATGAGCAGCAGGATGGGaacattttacactttttttcatTTGGGGTACATTTaacttgttctttatttcttagaAGGATCCAGCCTCCTGAAGGTAAATACTCCCTTGTGACAGTGGTTTTTGAGACACGCATTTCAAGTACCGTCTCTCTCTTTGGTATTTACCAGAAAGAAATAATAGACTTAGTATGACTGAAGGGATATGCCAAGAAGCATTTTGGCCACAATTTTATTACCAAGGAGGCTGAATAGGTTTTAGACTTTGTTAGCCACTTACTTCCTATACGCAAATTTTTTGGCAAGTATGTTGCTTTTCTGTACTGGGAACTgagtgtttttattgttgttttattgcattctttcaaaaaacaattgCAATCTTTCACCAAGTTTGCTGTTTGCCACTTAATATTTCTgttgtgtgtacatgtgtttatGGGTTTGAGGGGGAGTCTAGATATAGTGTGTGCTCAAATCTCTCAGTTGGTCATATCGTGTTCCCCTCATTGTTTTAAACATCGAAATTCTTCCACATCCTTACTAGTAAGAAGTGCTTTTCCATATATTGCTGTGTTATGTCACATCTGACTTTCCTTATTTctgccattttatattttgaagttatatctgttttttaaagcAGGAATCACCTCCTGTCCTTATGTGCAACATGTTCTTTTGTATTTAACTAAAAATTCCCTACATCTTTTCCATCAGCATGATTGAGTCCATTTATggttacatacaataaaattatagCTTTAGCTACTGCTGCCTCCACTGTATGTTAAAAACTATATTTTCCCATCATTTATTTCCAAGCTTTTACCCATTTAGTCCTGAATCAGAGACCCATGTGGATATGATTATGGCTCTTTTACATCTTTTCTGTAAGACATTAGTGTTGGATCATTGTTCAATTTTGTTTAATACAGTTACTAGAATCCATCATGTTTAACACGATTTTCGTTTCCCTGCTGTACTTTTTTAATACATTCTCATGTTCTTAGAACTTGTTTCTGTATGAATGCACACCTTTGTGACCAAAAGATGCAAACAAAGCAGGTGAGGCCCCTGCTCCTTTGGGTCCTATATTATACTGGAGAAGAGAGCAAAGAAATAAGTGCTTATATGACGTAGGGTCTTCAAGGATAACTCATAGAAAGAAAGGGGATAGATGGTCACGGAACATGCATTATTTTGCACAGTACAGTCTGGGAAGGTTTCTGCATGTCAGACAAGGAACAGAGTAATGGGACTGGAGTGTTCCCACTGGATGTGGAAAAACAAAGATCAAACCCCAGAGCCCGAGATAACAAAGGAAAGAATACCACCAAGGAAAGTGAGGAAAGGGTCAGCCACATCCACTGTTGGGCCACATAAAAACAGGCGTGGTCAAGTAGACAGGGAATAGGTACATTAATAACAATCAGGTCAGGGGCTCGAGGTGGACACCATGATGAGGCAAGTGGAGCCATCAGCCCGGGCTCCCTGGAGTCTGACTTAACATCAGCACCCACACTCACTACATTTTCTCTCAGCAACCAGGCTCCTATAATGGACTCGCCATTCACACTGCTTTTTTCCCACATGAGCAggcaatggtcttctgttaaaactatttttcccATTATACCAGTGGATTCCATTTTTTGTACTGTCCACAGGAAACATGCCTTTGACATTATGATCCAGAATGTGTGCACATGCAAATACACAAATCCACATGGAtgctcacatgtgtgtgcacacgcgcacacacacaaacacacacacacacggctgaACAAACAGAATGACCACTCATAAACTAACAGGAAGGATCTATGCTGAACTTTTTATATATACTCACCTAATCTGTCGAGCACCTTGGAGGGTGGATACCACTGCCCCCACCATACTAGTgagaatattaacattttagaaCGATTTGCTTGTCTTCCCAAATTCAAACAGTTAACATTTTTTGGTGGACCTAAAATTTAAAGCTCATTAACTGATCCCAAAGTTGTCCAaagttgtgtgtgttttcatataGAAAAACCTGTTACCATTTGATCTTGATAAATCCCCGCTATTTTTGTATGCTGTGTATTTGCTTTTGTCAGTTGGGGTTTTATTCCTTTTACTCATATTTCCAGTGGATGTTTATACTTGATGTGTCTTGACACGATAAATACAgcactcttttctcttttggagAAATTGGATTTTGTTGCTTTATTAGTCATACTGGGCATATGGGGGTAAACCTAGGATTGGAATGCAGCCAGAACCAGGGAAGCTTTCTTATCATCACGATCTCTCAGGGACCACCTGGGCTTATGAGATCTTTCTCCCTGCTCTTCctttgctctgtctccttctgagTTTTTTATACTTCTCTAAATGCAGAAGAGAAGAATGGTCATATTAAAATGGAGCAGCGTGTTTTCATGTTCATGGGAATCTTACCAACTGGAAATTGGGTACTTTTCTATATTCTTTAGAGTAATGACTATTTGATATTGAGAACTTCACCTGTATCATTTCTTCCCTAAATATTGTAACTAGGGGTGAGAAGAACCCGTAGTCACCTGGCCCCAGAAGGCTGTGGTGGGCCAGTGTGGACCCTCAAAATACAGATGCCACAATGTTAACCATCACTGGAAGTAAGAAggagatctatttttatttgcagGATTCCTTAGGGACAAAATTAATGAAGTGCAAGGAACACTAGGCAAAGGAAGGGCTCCCTGTGTCGTGAAGTTTCAGCTGTAGCAGGGAGGCCACCTCGTTCCTCAACAGTCCCTGCCATCACCTCTCTCTTACTCGTTTCCTGACCACACTGCCTCCATTTTTATACCTGGGTACCCGAAACAAATGccttcctcagggcctttgaactGGCTTTTCTTCCTGCAGAGCCCACACTTCCCCAGATAACCTCATGTCTTCCGTGCACATATCTCTTCAAATGTCACCTTGCTTTTAGGTCTTCCTGAACCCCCCATAAAGATAATAACCCAACCATTTTCTTTTATGCCTGCTTTTCCGCCCCCACACATCATTGTAATTATAGCATTTCTGCCATGTTACTAGTGCCCATTTGTGctaatattaatcttttttttttctaatttctagtcaccaccaccaccacatggCACCAGGCAATGATACCcaaatttcagaatttcttcttctgggattatCAGATGAACCAGAATTACAGCCCCTCATATTTGGGCTTTTCCTCTCCATGTACCTGATCATTGTGTTTGGAAACCTGCTCATCGTCCTAGCTGTCAGCTCTgactcccacctccacacccccatgtacttcttcctggccaacctgTCCTTTGTGGACATCTGCTTCACCTCTACTGTCATCCCAAAGATGCTCTGGAACATCCAGACTCAGAGCAAAGTCATAACCTATGCAGGCTGCATCACACAGATGTACTTTTTCCTACTCTTTGTAGAATTAGACATCTTTCTCCTGACTGTGATGGCTTACGACCGCtttgtggccatctgtcaccccCTGAACTACATGGTCATCATGAACCCCCGGCTCTGTGGACTGCTGGTTCTGGTGTCCTGGATCATGTGTGCCCTGAATTCCTTGTTAGAAAGCTTAATGGTATTGCGGCTGTCCTTCTGTACAGTCTTGGAAATCCcccactttttctgtgaactcaATCAGATGATCCAACTTGCCTGTTCCGACACTTTTCTCAACAACATGGTGATGTATTCTGGAATTATGCTGCTGGCTGGTGGTCCCTTTGTTGGGATCCTTTACTCATACTCTAAGATAGTTTCCTCCATCCGTGGGATCTCATCAGCTCAGGGCAAGTATAAAGCATTTTCCACCTGTGTGTCTCACCTCTCGGTTGTCTCTCTATTTTATTGTACTGGCCTGGGAGTGTACCTTAGCTCGGCTGCTACCCAGAGCTCCCACTCAAGTGCCACAGCCTCAGTGGTGTATACAGTGGTCAcacccatgctgaaccccttcatctacagcctgaggaacaaaGACATGAAGGGGGCTctgatgcggagaaaggggaacacttttgcagtgttggtgggaatgcaaactggtgcagccactctggaaaacaggatggaggttcctcaagaaattaaaaacagaactacccaacgatccagcaattgcactactaggtatttatccaaaggacacaaaaatgctgactcgagggggcacacacacccccatgtttttagcagcactatcaaaaatagccaaattagggaaggAGACTAAATTTCccttgactgatgaatggatgaagaagatgtggtgtatatatataa from Prionailurus viverrinus isolate Anna chromosome A2, UM_Priviv_1.0, whole genome shotgun sequence encodes the following:
- the LOC125160378 gene encoding olfactory receptor 7A17-like, with the protein product MAPGNDTQISEFLLLGLSDEPELQPLIFGLFLSMYLIIVFGNLLIVLAVSSDSHLHTPMYFFLANLSFVDICFTSTVIPKMLWNIQTQSKVITYAGCITQMYFFLLFVELDIFLLTVMAYDRFVAICHPLNYMVIMNPRLCGLLVLVSWIMCALNSLLESLMVLRLSFCTVLEIPHFFCELNQMIQLACSDTFLNNMVMYSGIMLLAGGPFVGILYSYSKIVSSIRGISSAQGKYKAFSTCVSHLSVVSLFYCTGLGVYLSSAATQSSHSSATASVVYTVVTPMLNPFIYSLRNKDMKGALMR